A genomic region of Gemmata massiliana contains the following coding sequences:
- a CDS encoding type II secretion system F family protein translates to MPDFTFEALARTGAKSTGTLTANSEREAALILDGRGLFPLKIGRAKTQASSAGGFFGGRVSGRATATLYSQLADLLHSGVPLLRSLELLERQSANRALQSVLRDIRARVADGTGLAQAMAFHPRVFNELAVSMVRAGQEGGFLEDVLKRIAAFVEHQEDLKSKVVGSLAYPAFLGFAGFGVVAVLMVFFVPKFESIFEKLKEKDEMPEITSLLLWISHSIRGYWWLVISAVVGAAFGFRAWARTPNGRLIVDRVKIRLPLFGPVFMGLALSRFCRILGTMLHNGIPLLKALHISKDSTGNKVLAAAVEQAAENVTAGQKLADPLRKSGHFPTDIVEMITIAEEANSLEKVLIDVADGLDKRTARNLELMVKLLEPIMLLAMAAVVGTIAVGLLMPVFKLSTTLK, encoded by the coding sequence ATGCCCGACTTCACTTTTGAAGCGCTCGCCCGCACCGGGGCCAAGTCCACGGGAACGCTCACGGCCAACAGCGAGCGCGAGGCCGCCCTGATCCTCGACGGGCGCGGGCTGTTCCCGCTCAAGATCGGTCGCGCCAAAACCCAGGCGTCTAGTGCCGGCGGGTTCTTCGGCGGGCGCGTCAGCGGGCGCGCGACCGCCACGCTGTACTCGCAACTCGCGGACCTGCTCCACTCCGGCGTGCCGCTACTGCGGTCGCTCGAACTGCTCGAGCGCCAGAGCGCCAACCGCGCGCTCCAGTCGGTGCTGCGCGACATCCGCGCCCGGGTCGCCGACGGCACCGGGTTGGCCCAGGCGATGGCGTTCCACCCCCGGGTGTTCAACGAACTCGCCGTCAGCATGGTCCGCGCCGGTCAAGAAGGTGGGTTCCTCGAAGACGTGCTCAAGCGCATCGCCGCGTTCGTCGAGCACCAGGAAGATTTGAAATCGAAGGTGGTCGGCTCGCTCGCGTACCCGGCGTTCCTGGGGTTCGCCGGGTTCGGCGTGGTCGCGGTGCTGATGGTGTTCTTCGTGCCCAAGTTCGAGTCGATTTTCGAGAAACTGAAAGAAAAAGACGAGATGCCCGAGATCACCAGCCTGTTGCTCTGGATCAGCCACTCGATCCGGGGTTACTGGTGGTTGGTGATCAGCGCCGTGGTCGGCGCCGCGTTCGGGTTCCGCGCATGGGCGCGAACCCCGAACGGGCGCCTGATCGTGGACCGCGTGAAGATCCGGCTCCCGCTGTTCGGCCCGGTGTTCATGGGGCTGGCCCTGTCGCGGTTCTGCCGCATCCTGGGGACGATGTTGCACAACGGTATCCCGCTCCTGAAGGCGCTGCACATCTCCAAGGACTCGACCGGTAACAAGGTGCTGGCGGCGGCCGTCGAGCAGGCCGCGGAGAACGTGACCGCCGGGCAGAAGCTGGCCGACCCGCTCCGCAAGAGCGGCCACTTCCCGACCGACATCGTGGAAATGATTACCATCGCGGAAGAGGCGAACAGCCTGGAAAAGGTGCTGATCGACGTCGCCGACGGGCTGGACAAGCGGACCGCCCGGAACCTCGAACTCATGGTCAAACTGCTCGAGCCGATCATGCTCCTGGCTATGGCGGCAGTGGTCGGTACCATCGCGGTCGGGCTACTGATGCCCGTGTTCAAGCTCAGCACAACGTTGAAATGA
- a CDS encoding prepilin-type N-terminal cleavage/methylation domain-containing protein: MMLATTRRAAIRPVSPRRRSAFTLIEVLVVVAILVILATIAAVAVPKQLNEARKSRAQIGCVTIARAAEAYQINQANPGTTDDERMPQGINDLLNPSWTTSFLPEGQASAVDPWGKQYNLQIQQRNDGNGSYILVHTTAPDGTEISQFGLGANSRPKN; the protein is encoded by the coding sequence ATGATGCTGGCCACAACTCGCCGCGCCGCGATCCGCCCGGTTTCCCCCCGGCGCCGCTCCGCGTTCACCCTGATCGAAGTCCTCGTGGTGGTCGCGATCCTCGTGATCCTGGCGACCATCGCCGCGGTCGCCGTGCCCAAACAGCTCAACGAAGCGCGCAAGAGCCGGGCACAAATCGGGTGCGTGACCATTGCTCGGGCTGCCGAGGCTTACCAAATCAATCAGGCGAACCCGGGGACGACCGACGACGAGCGCATGCCGCAGGGGATCAACGACCTGCTCAACCCGTCGTGGACCACGTCGTTCCTGCCGGAAGGTCAGGCCAGCGCGGTCGACCCCTGGGGGAAACAGTACAACCTGCAGATCCAGCAGCGCAACGACGGGAACGGCTCGTACATTCTGGTCCACACGACCGCGCCGGACGGGACCGAAATCAGCCAGTTCGGTTTGGGTGCTAATTCCCGGCCCAAGAACTAA
- a CDS encoding pilus assembly FimT family protein, producing MLIRPVTRRGFTLVEVVVVMAILILLAAVVLPSIGVFRGDSRPRAAADVIRSELAAARGRAMIEGRPYRIAIGSNGDRIRRAPDGADFAEATAFDRTDGNAATVEYAFENAAAELLSSPSVASDSDGTWTTIAVVLPNGTCLDDNMVVGVRDKEKNDAPLRVQIRGLTSTSRVLPAGTEVR from the coding sequence GTGTTGATCCGCCCCGTTACTCGCCGCGGCTTCACCCTGGTTGAAGTGGTCGTCGTCATGGCGATCCTGATCCTGCTCGCGGCCGTTGTGCTGCCCAGTATCGGGGTGTTCCGTGGCGACTCGCGCCCGCGGGCCGCGGCGGACGTGATCCGCTCTGAGCTGGCCGCGGCCCGCGGGCGCGCAATGATTGAGGGGCGCCCGTACCGGATCGCGATCGGGTCCAACGGCGATCGCATTCGCCGCGCCCCGGACGGGGCCGATTTCGCTGAGGCCACGGCGTTCGACCGCACCGACGGGAACGCCGCGACCGTTGAATACGCCTTTGAAAACGCCGCCGCGGAACTCCTCTCCTCCCCCTCCGTGGCGTCCGACTCGGACGGTACCTGGACCACGATCGCCGTCGTCCTGCCCAACGGCACGTGCCTGGACGACAACATGGTCGTCGGCGTGCGCGACAAGGAAAAAAACGACGCCCCGCTCCGGGTCCAGATCCGCGGATTGACCAGTACGTCCCGCGTACTACCCGCCGGCACGGAGGTCCGCTGA
- a CDS encoding type IV pilus modification PilV family protein: protein MLPRSAPRRGISLIEVLLALTILVISLAGISQLVDIGSDHGNQARAATRGTRLAQGKMVEVEAGVVPLTSEASGNFEGDDAAWKFTVSPEPAGPPNLYTVTVRVSREIKGETFEIVLTQMIFDPTVMGSAAQAELPPTDSTTTTGTGGTTP from the coding sequence ATGCTCCCCCGCTCCGCTCCGCGCCGCGGGATCTCGCTCATCGAAGTCCTGCTCGCTCTGACGATCCTGGTGATCTCGCTGGCCGGGATCAGTCAACTGGTGGACATCGGCTCCGATCACGGGAACCAGGCCCGGGCCGCGACCCGCGGAACTCGGCTGGCGCAGGGGAAGATGGTCGAAGTCGAGGCGGGCGTCGTCCCCCTGACGAGCGAAGCGAGCGGTAATTTCGAGGGCGACGACGCGGCCTGGAAGTTCACGGTCAGCCCGGAACCGGCCGGCCCCCCGAACCTGTACACCGTGACCGTTCGCGTCTCCCGCGAAATCAAGGGTGAGACCTTCGAGATCGTGCTGACGCAGATGATATTCGACCCGACCGTGATGGGGTCCGCGGCCCAGGCCGAGCTCCCCCCAACAGACTCCACGACGACCACCGGAACGGGAGGAACGACGCCGTGA
- a CDS encoding prepilin-type N-terminal cleavage/methylation domain-containing protein, with protein MLRSRRARSLRRAGFTLLEILLATVLATLLLAALYAMMSVTLRQTQSSRDASELEDLSRGIFNKMTVDLNGTLAPLPPRSGGNPLASTTSGSTGTSTGTSGTTTPSATTGSSGSAAQSASTTSTPATGTATGGAATTSTDTETDNPNPGAADFSFQGGVAGSEKQMVVFSGRVPEVFGRFGNPGEQIRADQRQIIYWVGPSGGLYRQERPWVTADGVRNSLDPDPEAPDAVLIAEEVSDVTFEYTDGTSWATDWDGTVPGPDGVTPLGPPRAIRVTLVLKVSTGKSNETVEKSLTQVIAVRSAPGTNTPPLVTPPVDGATDTSSGTTSGTTGSSSGTAGSTGSSGGSTGGASSSGGTTSSPSSGSSGGTKQSAGTSGASMSSGSTGGKSGGGK; from the coding sequence ATGCTCCGCTCTCGACGTGCCCGCTCGCTCCGCCGGGCGGGGTTCACGCTCCTCGAAATCCTCCTCGCGACCGTGCTCGCCACCCTGCTACTCGCCGCGCTGTACGCGATGATGTCCGTGACGCTGCGCCAGACGCAGAGCAGCCGCGACGCGAGCGAACTCGAGGATCTGTCGCGCGGGATCTTCAACAAGATGACCGTGGACCTGAACGGCACGCTCGCCCCGCTCCCGCCGCGCTCCGGTGGGAACCCGCTGGCGAGTACCACGAGCGGGTCGACCGGCACGAGTACCGGGACTTCGGGCACGACCACTCCAAGTGCCACGACTGGTTCTAGCGGCTCTGCCGCTCAGTCAGCCAGTACGACGTCCACACCCGCGACGGGAACCGCAACTGGCGGGGCTGCAACAACTTCGACGGACACGGAAACCGATAACCCCAACCCAGGGGCCGCGGATTTCTCGTTCCAGGGCGGCGTGGCCGGGTCGGAGAAGCAGATGGTGGTGTTCTCCGGGCGCGTGCCGGAAGTGTTCGGCCGGTTCGGGAACCCGGGCGAGCAGATCCGCGCCGACCAGCGCCAGATCATTTACTGGGTCGGTCCGAGCGGCGGGTTGTACCGACAGGAGCGCCCGTGGGTGACCGCAGACGGTGTGCGCAACTCGCTCGATCCCGACCCGGAAGCGCCCGACGCGGTGCTCATCGCCGAGGAAGTGTCCGACGTGACCTTCGAGTACACCGACGGTACGAGTTGGGCCACGGACTGGGACGGCACGGTGCCCGGTCCGGACGGCGTGACCCCACTCGGCCCGCCTCGTGCGATCCGCGTCACGCTCGTACTCAAGGTTTCCACGGGCAAGAGCAACGAAACGGTCGAGAAGAGCCTGACCCAAGTGATCGCGGTTCGGTCGGCGCCCGGTACTAACACCCCACCGCTCGTCACGCCGCCGGTCGACGGCGCGACCGACACGTCGAGCGGAACAACGAGTGGGACGACGGGCAGCAGTTCTGGGACGGCGGGCAGTACGGGTAGCTCGGGCGGCAGTACCGGCGGGGCGAGTAGTTCGGGCGGCACCACGAGCAGTCCGTCTTCGGGGAGTTCGGGCGGGACGAAACAGAGTGCCGGCACCTCCGGGGCGTCGATGAGCAGCGGATCGACGGGCGGCAAGAGCGGAGGCGGGAAATGA
- a CDS encoding type II secretion system protein GspK → MKMHRHSRSVNGSGASGRRDGYVIFAVLIVIVVLSLVAYRFTAAMTAEAQASARARDDAQVKLAAVSGLHYAAAVLSDRDSFVSELEGNPFDNSDVFERVEVAASGNSRRTAYFDIRSVARLDGGTYEQRFGAIDEGGKININSMIVLDPTGNLLYNALMQLPNMTADVADAIVDWVDADDVPRASGAESSEYQSLPSPYKAKNGPLNSLDELLLVKGVTPDLLYGGDRNRNGTYDDGESGTSDLGWSDFLTVYGRELNLDSTGTVRAYLNGELDTMLPQLTSLLGDDLATYIIAYKMFTATKTDANGNPQTTTTTTATLSTNSGSGSASGTMTVTVTAAQPQAQQKGVQKATLAQLQAAVQTQGEANGWTGKNKINSVFDLINTRITLPRAKDAKQDDPDVVAYSPLLDAATRNDLLASLMDKTTVTKDVEMTPRINVNTAQREVLLGVPGMTEEYADTIINTRGDQAQTDAATLSGAWLITVANIPPATFQQMEKYVTGTAMVYRVQSIGYLGGNNGPVARMEAVIDTNQGAPRFLHIRDLTDLENPRGFDPTKTSQ, encoded by the coding sequence ATGAAAATGCACCGTCACTCGCGCTCGGTTAACGGTTCGGGCGCTTCGGGCCGGCGCGACGGGTACGTCATCTTCGCCGTGCTCATTGTCATCGTCGTCCTGTCGCTGGTCGCGTACCGGTTCACCGCGGCAATGACGGCGGAAGCCCAGGCCAGCGCCCGTGCCCGCGACGACGCCCAGGTCAAACTCGCGGCCGTGTCCGGGTTGCACTACGCCGCCGCGGTGCTCTCCGATCGCGACTCGTTCGTCAGCGAACTCGAAGGGAACCCGTTCGACAACTCGGACGTGTTCGAGCGCGTGGAAGTCGCGGCGAGTGGGAACAGCCGCCGGACCGCGTACTTCGACATCCGCTCCGTGGCCCGCCTGGACGGGGGCACCTACGAGCAGCGGTTCGGGGCCATCGACGAGGGCGGCAAGATCAACATCAACAGCATGATCGTGCTCGACCCCACCGGTAACCTGCTTTACAACGCGCTGATGCAGCTCCCCAACATGACCGCCGACGTCGCCGACGCGATCGTGGACTGGGTGGACGCGGACGACGTCCCGCGGGCCAGCGGTGCGGAGTCGTCGGAGTACCAGTCGCTCCCGAGCCCGTACAAGGCGAAGAACGGCCCGCTCAACTCGCTCGACGAGTTGTTGCTCGTTAAGGGCGTCACCCCGGACCTGCTCTACGGCGGCGACCGGAACCGGAACGGCACCTACGACGACGGCGAGAGCGGCACCAGCGACCTCGGCTGGTCCGACTTCCTCACGGTCTACGGGCGCGAACTGAACTTGGACTCGACCGGCACCGTGCGCGCCTACCTCAACGGCGAACTGGACACGATGCTACCGCAACTCACGTCGTTGCTCGGGGACGATCTGGCGACGTACATCATCGCGTACAAGATGTTCACCGCGACCAAGACGGACGCCAACGGTAACCCACAAACCACGACCACGACAACAGCCACGCTCTCAACGAACAGCGGTTCGGGGAGCGCGTCCGGGACCATGACGGTGACCGTCACCGCAGCCCAGCCCCAAGCTCAGCAGAAGGGCGTACAAAAGGCGACTCTTGCCCAACTCCAGGCCGCGGTACAAACGCAGGGCGAAGCGAACGGCTGGACGGGCAAGAACAAGATCAACTCGGTCTTCGACCTGATCAACACCCGGATCACGCTCCCTCGCGCGAAGGACGCGAAACAGGACGACCCCGACGTGGTCGCGTACTCGCCCCTGCTCGACGCCGCTACGCGGAACGACCTGCTCGCGTCGCTGATGGACAAAACGACGGTAACCAAGGACGTCGAGATGACCCCGCGGATCAACGTGAACACCGCGCAGCGCGAGGTGCTCCTCGGCGTCCCGGGCATGACCGAAGAGTACGCCGATACGATCATCAACACGCGGGGCGACCAGGCACAAACCGATGCAGCGACCCTTTCGGGCGCGTGGCTCATTACGGTCGCCAACATCCCGCCGGCCACGTTCCAGCAGATGGAAAAGTACGTGACCGGCACCGCGATGGTGTACCGCGTGCAGTCGATCGGGTACCTGGGCGGCAACAACGGGCCGGTGGCCCGGATGGAAGCCGTCATCGACACGAACCAGGGCGCCCCGCGGTTCCTCCACATCCGCGACCTGACGGATTTGGAGAACCCGCGCGGGTTCGACCCGACGAAAACGAGCCAGTAA
- the pilM gene encoding type IV pilus biogenesis protein PilM, which translates to MSNFIAIDLEPNGVFAVAGAARGAVKVTHATAWTGADGEPPPALTLDTARAFGEALRAKLRAAGAPVAPVLVSVGRDRVILKELKHPPVPPREEPAIIKFQAIKEMSESPDDVVLDYVPLSNGTGGDPTADRRAMAVMLRKDVFNAIQAMCTAAGLKLTGVTPRPYAVAAGLGRVFATGAAPAPEHKTDAVAALTLTPVGGEFTVVRSGETILTLAIPSPVLANENMLVAQLRRNLTVYAGQHPGHPIQALYLAEVGPGWTARLSSALGVPVHAYDPLAGALPSVPEHLRGRFAGAVGLLAGQAHGPLPINFAAPRQPTTDRDPAKRRIVIAAIAAAVLLAGGAVFGYMVTSEADARVADLTRERDELKEKLEKGKAVATGATAIENWSNREVVWLDELHDLAHRMPADDSMRLMSLSATPYPVVKDKQEAQSRLELKIAATDARPVNNLVSATERDNSPTNRFYVNSPVSVLGTLPASAGKYTQGFGLVTKINHRAPEKYTARPPFMPPKRSWGLFTPAPENSAELAPPPSEGKSAP; encoded by the coding sequence GTGTCCAATTTTATCGCGATCGACCTGGAACCCAACGGCGTGTTCGCCGTCGCCGGTGCCGCGCGCGGGGCCGTCAAGGTGACCCACGCGACCGCGTGGACCGGGGCCGACGGGGAGCCGCCGCCGGCGCTCACGCTCGATACCGCTCGGGCGTTCGGCGAGGCGCTCCGGGCGAAGCTCCGGGCCGCCGGCGCCCCGGTCGCGCCCGTGCTCGTTTCGGTCGGCCGCGACCGGGTCATTCTCAAGGAACTGAAGCACCCGCCGGTGCCCCCGCGCGAAGAACCGGCCATCATCAAGTTCCAGGCCATCAAGGAGATGTCCGAGTCGCCCGACGACGTGGTGCTCGACTACGTTCCGCTGAGTAACGGCACCGGCGGTGACCCGACCGCCGACCGCCGGGCGATGGCCGTAATGCTCCGCAAGGACGTGTTCAACGCGATCCAGGCGATGTGTACCGCCGCCGGGCTGAAGCTCACCGGCGTCACCCCGCGCCCCTACGCGGTGGCCGCCGGGTTGGGCCGGGTGTTCGCCACGGGCGCGGCCCCGGCCCCCGAACACAAGACCGACGCGGTCGCGGCCCTCACCCTCACCCCCGTTGGGGGCGAATTTACCGTCGTGCGCAGCGGCGAGACGATCCTGACGCTGGCGATCCCCAGCCCAGTGCTGGCGAACGAGAACATGCTCGTCGCGCAGTTGCGCCGGAACCTCACCGTCTACGCCGGCCAGCACCCGGGGCACCCGATTCAGGCGCTGTACCTCGCGGAAGTCGGTCCGGGCTGGACCGCCCGCCTCTCTTCGGCCCTCGGCGTGCCGGTTCACGCCTACGACCCACTCGCCGGGGCGCTGCCGAGCGTTCCCGAACACCTCCGCGGGCGCTTCGCCGGGGCCGTCGGGTTGCTCGCGGGCCAGGCCCACGGACCGCTGCCGATCAACTTCGCCGCGCCGCGGCAACCGACAACCGATCGCGACCCCGCGAAGCGGCGCATCGTGATCGCGGCGATCGCGGCCGCCGTTCTGCTCGCCGGGGGCGCCGTCTTCGGTTACATGGTGACGAGCGAGGCCGATGCCCGGGTCGCCGACCTGACCCGAGAACGGGACGAACTCAAGGAGAAGCTCGAGAAGGGCAAGGCGGTCGCGACCGGCGCGACCGCGATCGAGAACTGGTCCAACCGCGAAGTGGTGTGGCTCGACGAGCTACACGACCTCGCCCACCGGATGCCCGCCGACGACAGCATGCGCCTCATGAGCCTCTCCGCGACCCCGTACCCGGTGGTCAAGGACAAGCAAGAGGCGCAATCGCGGCTGGAACTGAAGATCGCCGCAACGGACGCCCGGCCGGTCAACAATCTGGTGTCCGCCACGGAACGCGATAACTCACCGACGAACCGGTTCTATGTGAACTCTCCCGTGAGCGTCCTCGGCACGCTCCCCGCGAGCGCGGGCAAGTACACGCAAGGGTTCGGGCTCGTCACGAAGATCAACCACCGCGCGCCCGAAAAGTACACCGCGCGCCCGCCCTTCATGCCGCCGAAGCGGAGCTGGGGGCTGTTCACCCCGGCCCCCGAGAACTCGGCCGAACTCGCTCCCCCGCCGTCCGAAGGGAAGTCGGCCCCGTAA
- a CDS encoding type II secretion system protein M, which produces MTPRDQKLALILIAVMVLGVGGAGGYLLVWSPLEDQRKAELVLQTEISELKGTEQKQATSAKYLAAARARSLPADSDLARNEYGVALGRLLDAAGAPKGYIISMKPDSGNSAKQVPEISKGKPAYTRIVCTVQIKKADMWVVKDFLKGYYDLGLLHQITHFSIKKEDEGAKNATKRNDLTVDLTTEAIIMDGAENRRTLLRIPNSYGAAGGGGLYAGMTTQKEYGRGVTPQVPKSVLAAGRDYSLIVLKDPFNGPLAPPPPFKLSPIKDVKIVQDERPSPVKVAVSGEGAQGTKVTATASGKVFAEGALKVDPKTLAIELPKTSAGEGTETISVVAVSADGKVEKTSFKVTVEAAQAKTVVDNRDEVSGAIFLTMVTFRSDGTAWARIFDSASRLRYEIDAKPTGVSVVKEWIPSAKSGWRPDLDHKHPPGVIVLSDEGVKTHRTFQIVGVDFEGLIIADLKPNEPAPSKPKGTSGFSKGGVPKPGPTNPLTAVAGNVAVGVAVAPPKLYRWTVGQSLATIKQIPDSEAQKILKQAADSGPMFEVAAAGKE; this is translated from the coding sequence ATGACCCCACGCGACCAAAAACTGGCCCTCATTCTCATCGCAGTCATGGTACTGGGCGTCGGCGGTGCCGGCGGGTACCTGTTGGTCTGGTCGCCGCTCGAGGACCAGCGCAAGGCCGAGCTAGTGCTCCAAACAGAGATTAGCGAGCTCAAGGGCACCGAACAGAAGCAAGCGACCAGCGCCAAGTACCTGGCCGCCGCTCGCGCGCGCAGCCTCCCGGCCGATTCGGACCTGGCCCGGAACGAGTACGGCGTTGCCCTCGGGCGCCTGCTCGACGCGGCCGGCGCCCCAAAGGGGTACATCATCTCCATGAAACCGGACTCGGGCAACAGCGCCAAGCAGGTGCCCGAGATCTCGAAGGGCAAGCCGGCCTACACGCGCATCGTCTGCACGGTGCAGATCAAGAAGGCCGACATGTGGGTCGTCAAGGACTTTCTCAAGGGGTACTACGACCTCGGGCTGCTCCACCAGATCACGCACTTCAGCATCAAGAAAGAGGACGAGGGCGCGAAGAACGCGACCAAGCGGAACGACCTCACGGTGGACCTCACCACCGAAGCCATCATCATGGACGGGGCGGAGAACCGCCGGACGCTGCTCCGCATCCCGAATTCATACGGGGCGGCCGGGGGCGGCGGGCTGTACGCGGGCATGACGACCCAAAAAGAGTACGGGCGCGGGGTCACCCCCCAGGTGCCGAAGTCGGTGCTCGCCGCGGGCCGGGACTACAGCCTGATTGTGCTGAAAGACCCGTTCAACGGGCCGCTCGCCCCGCCGCCGCCCTTCAAACTCTCCCCGATCAAAGACGTGAAGATCGTTCAAGACGAGAGACCGTCGCCGGTCAAGGTCGCGGTCAGCGGCGAGGGGGCGCAGGGGACGAAGGTCACGGCCACCGCGTCGGGCAAGGTGTTCGCCGAGGGCGCCCTCAAGGTCGATCCCAAGACGCTCGCCATCGAGTTGCCCAAAACCTCCGCCGGTGAAGGCACCGAGACCATCTCGGTCGTCGCGGTCTCCGCCGACGGTAAGGTCGAGAAGACCTCGTTCAAGGTCACCGTTGAAGCGGCGCAGGCGAAAACGGTAGTTGACAATCGGGATGAAGTGTCCGGTGCCATATTCCTGACAATGGTCACGTTCCGCTCCGACGGTACCGCTTGGGCGCGGATCTTTGATAGCGCGAGTCGACTCCGCTACGAGATTGACGCTAAGCCCACCGGCGTGAGTGTCGTGAAGGAGTGGATCCCGTCCGCCAAGAGCGGGTGGCGCCCGGACCTGGACCATAAGCACCCACCGGGTGTGATCGTGCTCTCGGACGAAGGGGTCAAAACGCACCGCACGTTTCAGATCGTCGGCGTGGATTTTGAGGGCCTGATAATCGCCGATTTGAAGCCCAACGAACCGGCACCCTCAAAACCTAAAGGCACAAGTGGGTTCTCCAAAGGCGGGGTGCCTAAACCGGGACCAACCAACCCGCTCACGGCCGTCGCGGGGAACGTGGCCGTCGGGGTCGCGGTCGCACCGCCCAAACTCTACCGCTGGACGGTCGGTCAGTCACTCGCGACAATCAAGCAGATACCAGATTCAGAGGCGCAGAAAATCCTCAAGCAGGCCGCGGACAGTGGCCCCATGTTTGAAGTAGCCGCGGCTGGTAAGGAGTGA